Genomic DNA from Klebsiella variicola:
GCCAGTTTCGAATGCAGTTCCCAGGTTGAGCCCGGGGATTTCACATCCGACTTGACAGACCGCCTGCGTGCGCTTTACGCCCAGTAATTCCGATTAACGCTTGCACCCTCCGTATTACCGCGGCTGCTGGCACGGAGTTAGCCGGTGCTTCTTCTGCGGGTAACGTCAATCGACAAGGTTATTAACCTTATCGCCTTCCTCCCCGCTGAAAGTGCTTTACAACCCGAAAGCCTTCTTCACACACGCGGCATGGCTGCATCAGGCTTGCGCCCATTGTGCAATATTCCCCACTGCTGCCTCCCGTAGGAGTCTGGACCGTGTCTCAGTTCCAGTGTGGCTGGTCATCCTCTCAGACCAGCTAGGGATCGTCGCCTAGGTGAGCCGTTACCCCACCTACCAGCTAATCCCATCTGGGCACATCTGATGGCATGAGGCCCGAAGGTCCCCCACTTTGGTCTTGCGACGTTATGCGGTATTAGCTACCGTTTCCAGTAGTTATCCCCCTCCATCAGGCAGTTTCCCAGACATTACTCACCCGTCCGCCGCTCGTCACCCGAGAGCAAGCTCTCTGTGCTACCGCTCGACTTGCATGTGTTAGGCCTGCCGCCAGCGTTCAATCTGAGCCATGATCAAACTCTTCAATTTAAGTTTGATGCTCGTGAATTAAACTTCGTAATGAATTACGCATGTTCACTCAGAGACTTGGTATTCATTTATTGTCCGAAGACATTAAGAATCCATGTCACTTTGAGTGCCCACACAGATTGTCTGATAAATTGTTAAAGAGCAGTTGCGACACGCTTTAGCGCTCTGTCGCGAGGTGGCGTATATTACGCTTTCCTCTTTCAGAGTCAACCCTGAATTTCAGGATTTTTCTCTTCAACCGAACTGGCTGTTTGTGTGAAGTGATTCACATCTGCCGTGTCAGTGGGAGCGCATTATAGGGAGTTCGCCGGAAGTAGCAAGCGTTAAAATAGAAAAATCTTATCGACCGCTCATTATTTGAACTTTTCGCTTATTCATCTTCTTACCATTCAAGGCGCCATCCCAGTGTTCATGCGGCCTGCAGCGCCGTTTACGCTAAGATCGTTTTTTGGCAAAAATGTGATTTTTCTCTCTTACCCAACGCCATTATCGCGCCGATGGTGAATTAAGCACCACTCTTGACCCACGACAAAGCGCCCACCTGGCCCCCGTTTCTATAATCAGGCCCGTTTCTTCTTACTGGTAATAATCGATGGCTTATCAACTCAACATTAACTGGCCCGAGTTTTTAGAGAAGTACTGGCAAAAACAGCCGGTGGTATTAAAAAACGCGTTTCCGGACTTCGTCGACCCGATTACTCCGGACGAGCTGGCCGGATTAGCCATGGAGCCGGAAGTCGACAGCCGGCTGGTCAGCCTGACCAATGGCAAATGGCAGGCCAGCAATGGTCCTTTTGAACATTTCGACGGGCTGGGCGAAACCGGCTGGTCGCTGCTGGCCCAGGCGGTAAACCACTGGCATATGCCCGCCGCCGAGCTGGTGCGCCCGTTCCGCGTACTGCCGGACTGGCGTCTGGACGACCTGATGATCTCCTTCTCCGTCCCCGGCGGCGGCGTCGGCCCGCATATCGATCAGTATGACGTCTTTATTATTCAGGGCATGGGCAGCCGCCGCTGGCGCGTGGGCGATAAGCTGCCGATGCGTCAGTTCTGCCCGCATCCGGCACTGCTGCACGTCGATCCGTTCCCGCCGATCATTGATGAAGATCTGCAGCCGGGCGATATCCTCTATATTCCACCAGGATTCCCGCACGATGGCGTGACCCACGAAACCGCACTGAACTACTCCGTCGGCTTCCGCGGGCCAAACGGTCGCGACCTGATCAGCAGCTTCGCCGACTATGTGCTGGAGAACGATCTTGGCGGTGAGCACTACAGCGATCCGGACCTCACCTGCCGCGAGCATCCGGGCCGGGTTGAGGAGTATGAACTCGAACGTCTGCGCACCATGATGATCGACATGATTCGCCAGCCGGAAGACTTCAAGCAGTGGTTCGGCAGTTTCGTGACCACCCCGCGTCACGAGCTGGATATTGCGCCGGCGGAACCACCGTATGAAGAAGAGGAAGTGGTCGATGCGCTGCTGGGCGGCGAAAAGCTTTCTCGTCTGAGCGGCCTGCGCGTTCTGCATATCGGCGACAGCTTCTTCGTGCATAGCGAACAGCTGGACACCACCGATGCCGAAGCGCTGGATGCGCTGTGCCGCTATACCTCATTAGGTCAGGAAGAGCTCGGCAGCGGCCTGCAGAATCCGGCGTTCGTGAGCGAACTGACGCGGCTGATTAATCAGGGCTACTGGTACTTCGAAGAGTAAGAGAGCGGCAATACTGCGGGCGGCCGCCTGGCGCTGCCCGCTGGCTTTCAGCCGTTATTGCGTCTATTTCGGCAGCACCACAATAAACCGCGTAGAGCGCCGATCGGACTGCACCGCTACGCTGCCGTGGTGGGCGCTGACGATGGATTTCACAATCGCCAGGCCGATACCGCTGCCCTCGCCTTTGCGCTGACGCGAGGGATCGACGCGATAGAAACGGTCAAACAGCCGGGGAAGATGCTCGGCGGCAATCGGCGTGCCGGGGTTCTCCACCACCAGACGGATCGTCTCGGCGCTTTCGCTCAACTGGATGGTCACCGCCTGGCCGGCCGGCGTGTAGCGGATCGCATTCGACAGCAGGTTGCTGATCGCTCGCCGCAGCATCAGCGGATCGCCCGTCACCCGGCAGTGGCTACCGACAAAGCGCAGCGCCACCGCCTTCTCTTCCGCCCACGCTTCAAAGAACTCAAACACCTTATGCACTTCATCAGCCAGATCCAGCGCCTGTTGCTCAGGGATCAGTTGGTTATTATCCGCCTGGGCGAGGAACAGCATATCGCTGACCATCCGCGACATCCGCGAGAACTCTTCAAGATTGGAATAGAGCACCTCTTCCAGCTCCTGCTGGCTGCGGCTCTGGCTTAAGGCGATTTCAGTTTGCGTCACCAGGTTAGTAATCGGCGTGCGGATTTCATGGGCGATATCGGCGGAGAAGTTGGACTGGCGGGTAAAGACATCCTCTATGCGCTCCAGCATATGGTTAAACGACAGCGCCAGCCGTTCCAGCTCGATAGGCACGGCCTGCGGGTCAAGGCGCACGTCGAGATCCCGCGAGGTAATATTCTGGATCTGGCGACTGATCTGGCGGATGGGCTTATGCCCCTGATAGACCACAAACAGCACGATGGCGATGATCAGCAAACTGATTATCGTCGCCGCGGAAATCAGCTTCGCTTTCAGCTCGTTAATATAGTGCAGGTGAAAATCGATGGATAAGGCCATCAGCAGGTGGTACGCCGGTTTGCCGTCCGCCTGCTTGCCCAGCGGCAGCATGATCAGCCGCCAGGCGCGGGTCTCCATTGGATGATTATCATGAACCATCTTCCGCGGCTGCGGGTCAGTCCATGAAATCACATTCCCGTCGCGCAGCTGCATCGCCAGCCCCGGCGTACTCAGCATATGGCTGAGATCCGGCCCGTCGGGCGACTGAAACAGAATATTGCCCTGGCCGTCGTCCAGACAGATAAAGACGTTGGCGTAACCCGCAATGATATTCCTCACGATCTCCAGTCGCCGCGCCTGCGGGTAGTCGGCGTGGTTGAGCACCGTCTCCAGGGTGGTGCTGAGCTGCCTGAGATCGTGCACGTCGCGCTCTTCAAAGTGGGCCTTCACCGAATGGATCATGATCCAGGTGAAAGCAAAGAAGGCA
This window encodes:
- a CDS encoding Cu(+)/Ag(+) sensor histidine kinase, translating into MAAKRPFSLATRLTFFISLATIIAFFAFTWIMIHSVKAHFEERDVHDLRQLSTTLETVLNHADYPQARRLEIVRNIIAGYANVFICLDDGQGNILFQSPDGPDLSHMLSTPGLAMQLRDGNVISWTDPQPRKMVHDNHPMETRAWRLIMLPLGKQADGKPAYHLLMALSIDFHLHYINELKAKLISAATIISLLIIAIVLFVVYQGHKPIRQISRQIQNITSRDLDVRLDPQAVPIELERLALSFNHMLERIEDVFTRQSNFSADIAHEIRTPITNLVTQTEIALSQSRSQQELEEVLYSNLEEFSRMSRMVSDMLFLAQADNNQLIPEQQALDLADEVHKVFEFFEAWAEEKAVALRFVGSHCRVTGDPLMLRRAISNLLSNAIRYTPAGQAVTIQLSESAETIRLVVENPGTPIAAEHLPRLFDRFYRVDPSRQRKGEGSGIGLAIVKSIVSAHHGSVAVQSDRRSTRFIVVLPK
- a CDS encoding cupin domain-containing protein, which translates into the protein MAYQLNINWPEFLEKYWQKQPVVLKNAFPDFVDPITPDELAGLAMEPEVDSRLVSLTNGKWQASNGPFEHFDGLGETGWSLLAQAVNHWHMPAAELVRPFRVLPDWRLDDLMISFSVPGGGVGPHIDQYDVFIIQGMGSRRWRVGDKLPMRQFCPHPALLHVDPFPPIIDEDLQPGDILYIPPGFPHDGVTHETALNYSVGFRGPNGRDLISSFADYVLENDLGGEHYSDPDLTCREHPGRVEEYELERLRTMMIDMIRQPEDFKQWFGSFVTTPRHELDIAPAEPPYEEEEVVDALLGGEKLSRLSGLRVLHIGDSFFVHSEQLDTTDAEALDALCRYTSLGQEELGSGLQNPAFVSELTRLINQGYWYFEE